The nucleotide window CCAAAAAAATCAACCCAGAAAGTATGGTTGAGCATGCTATAACTATGAGTTCTGGTTCTTCTCGATGAAATAATGCGACCAGCGCAGTGGATACAGACCCTGAAGCTAGTGATGCTAGCGAACCTAATATAGCAAGCGGCAATTGAGACATTGAATATAGACCAATTCGATGCATTGGCGCATCTGCCTCTAGAACCATACCACGATTTTTCAGCGTTGTCTTCGATAGCGAGACTGTATAATTCGAACTTCAATTGACAAGAAGATACTCAGAAAACTAAACTTACCAACCTCAAGAAAGTATAAGAGACGATCTGAATCCACGAGTGAATATCCCCTTCACAACTATTCTTTCAGCTCCAATCATTGTTGGTAGTtaaatcaatttttgtttaCCTGTTACCGGATTGGgaaaaatctcaaataTATTTCAATAAtgaaaatatcaacaagagTTCATATTTCCTTAAAGCGTTGCCAACTAGTCTTGGCAGGGTGCTGCTCGAAATACGTATTGATTTAGGAATAAATCGGAAGTGGGAACTTTTTGAGGCGCACTGATTTGAAAGTCTGAACGTTGATCATTTCTGTATATACTGATTCTATCTTGTACGAAAGAGGACTATCTCAGACTGTTTGAAATACCTTCTGCCATCTTCATCTACTATGACCAAGCTAAGGTAGTTTTTAACGTTGAAATAGTTGCAACTAACGTCTGGTGATAGATCGTAACCACCCAAGAACAGCCTTATCGGTATCGTTTCGCCCTTGACGGGACTTCCATCCATTATTTCGTATCGTATAGCGGTGGAATCCACCAGACAGTTAGATGGCTGTAAGCCAGATGACTCTCTTGTTATCAAGCTCAATTCCATGTGCTTTATCTTGAGTCGCGATAGCAGAAAATATATTCTCCCCACTATTACTTCCTTTAAGCTGTACTGAGATTTGGAAAACTCAAACTCAATATGCAGACAGTTTTCTATACCTATGTCCAGCTTTACGGGTTTCGGTTCCTTCCGCAGACCACCCGTCAACGCTTTACTACTGGAAGCTCCATCAGCGCCATTTTCCTCTGTGGTCTCTGCATTCGGATggctttcttcattattaACGATGGGAGCTGGAGGTAAGGAGACGTTCTTGTACAGATAAACCCAAAATTTCTTAGTCTTCGAGATATCGATCGATTTTCTGGCCACAGTCACTTTAACGTAGTACGAAACGTCAACATTCTTACCCCTATACGATTCATATCTCTTGGCTAAATCCTTGAACATGAAGGGGAAGTTCTGGGCGTGTTGGAGCTCTCCGGGCGGGCAAAGGTCATAACTTAAGCAAATAAACTGTTCTACTGGAGTTTTTCTCGCATCAGACACACTGGAAGATGTATTTGACAACCTCTTGGATGAGTTCCCACTCCCATTGCCCCCACTAGTCTTAATCATGTCAATTGAACCAATGACGGCCACTTTTATACCCAAATGTTCCACCCTTTTGCCCTCTTTCACTCTGAGAGTAACCATCCCACTGATTGTCTCACCATCCTCATACACAGCTAACCTATCGTTGAGAGTTTTAGATCCTGAACCAGCAGCATTAGGAATTTCAACGTGCTTTCTCgattcttctccatctAGTAAAATCTCGATATCCACGGGTGATTTGTGAAACAAACTCATCTAGCAACTCGTTGGTACCTAGCAATACAATAATATAGCCTAGGGCTCTTGTGCGACTAGCCACGTTACGGTTGCCAGTTTAAAGTTACTTAGAGGTCTTAAGCTCCTATGGTCCTGAGACACGTACCTAATGACTCTACCTGAAGTCATCGAATATTCAAATAACTATTGGACCTCAAAGAGGTCACTTGTCATGTCAATTGGCTTACTTCAGGGACAAGATAAGCTGAGGTTTTTATAAAGCCAAGTCCTTGCCCTAACAGTCGGTTTTTGGGCGAGATAAAACGTCTTAATTGGTCCTTCACGAATGGTGAGATGCCCAACAGCCGGAATAAGGAAGCACGACAATGTAAGTATCCTATAAGGTCACCTAATTGAGCTAGATAACGTTCTATCGACCTCTGCGATTCGAGCAGTATCAGCACGTGACTTGTTCGTATCTTAAAgcgttgaagaaactggggaaagctcatcgctatTGATGTTTACTTCGAAAATGACCACTGCGTCCGTTGATGCCATTTGAACTAGTGGTTCAGCAACGTGAAGTGATGGAACTGCCACAGTCTCGGTTGGACTCTTTGTACAAAGATTTTAGGCACTTGGAAGAGTTGAATCCTGATGGTTATAAAGCTAACATTGAAACGTGGAAGGCTTTCCTAATAAAAAACTACTTGATACAAGCAAAATCGATATATTTAAGGTGCGGGTCTGGTCTTCTGCGCACTTTGAGTCGCGAATCTCATGGAGTTCCTAAAAGTTTGGATCTGGTGATCAATTCACTGATCGAGAGTGACTATTTGATTACCCCAGATGACTTCTACAACGGCTTAATGTACCCACAGGAGAGTTCTTGGTTTTTGAAGTGGATAGGATTTTCTGGAAGAAATAAGAGAAGTTTTGATGTTCGAAAGAATAACGACACTTTTTACTTGAAAGAGACCGACTTGATTATCAGGAACATCGTGGAGGAAAAGTTCGAAAGTATCAAGCAACGAATTACGAACAACATTGTATCTCACGCTACTGGAATCACAGATCTTGTCTTTACCAAGCAAGAGTTTTATGCCAAGTCGGGCATTAATGAGCTGCTAATAGACTCAGAACCGGAACGGAAAGCCATGCTTTTCTATTTGTCCCATTATAGGAAAATCATAGTACGGGATGCTGATATAATCAAAGTGGTTTCGCCCGATGTAGTTCATATCCTTGCAGATTTCCCCAAAATTGTGACACAGGATGATCACCGAGTGGCATCCCTGAAAGCCACAACGATTAATGTTAATCTTCAGGTAAAGAAATTACAAGCGCAAGTTTTTGATTACTCGTCGATGCTCCAAGACGCTATCAAAGACTCTCAACCgaaagaaattcaaaggAATTATTTACAGAATAAGAAAATGATCGAAAAGAACCTTTCACGGCTATTGATTTATCAGAACAATCTTTTAACGGTCAAGAGTCAGTTGGATATGGCTGCTACTAATCAGCTGCTCGTGAGCACCTTGGAAGGCTCAAACAAGCTCCTTACGTCAATTAACGAGTATACTGGATCggttgaaaaagttgaagacctgcttgatgaaataaaGGAACAAGGTGAGAGAACCGAAGCGATCAACGAAATTTTGGCCGGTTCTGAATCTACTGAAGAGGATATGGAACTCGATAGAGAATTGGAGAAGAtacaagaggaagagaatCAGAAGAAGGCAGTCTCTGATgataagaaagaaaatgtCAAATCACAGGAGAGCAATGACGAACTAATAGAAAAATTAGGTAACCTCAAGCTAGAGGAGAGAAGAGCGCCGGGCGAGTTGCGCGAGAAGAACATGAATTCAGTGCCCAATCAAGAGGGCAATGCTATAGCATATTAAAAGATAGTAGACCCTAATCCTCGTCATTTAATCATTATTTAGTAATAATTTAGCAATGCATTTACTCATTatcttttttttcttttctaGGTTGACGGTATTACCGTTGTATGTGGAACGATCTTTATCCTCATCCTCTGCATTAACAAAATGGTAAACATTCGGCGTGACGCATCTGGAAGGCAAACTTAGCTCAGAAGGATTGTGCCTCAGGTGATACTCATGAGCTGAATAAACTGGTGAATCGATCCTAGAGGAATTTGGTGAACCATGCatgatttcatcattggCGGTGGGCACACCACTTGCAGACATGTCCGGGTTGAACGTCCCATCCTCTGCGCTGTCCTTTTGATCTTCCACATTCGTTGTATTGGGTAAATTTCCTCCGTCTTTAGCCCACCAGGATGAGATTCCACTAAAAACTTTGCCTAGAAGCCCAGGGCCCTTTGCCTCAGCTACATTAAGGTCCCCATATCCGTTGTCCAAAGGTTTGATAATTAACACTGACCTGGGTAAAAGTTCAAGAGCTTCCAAGCTCCTTAATTCATCTGAGTCTGTAAACGTCACTCGTGGTATGCTTCTATGGAAAGCAAAAGGTCCATCACCATCAGTTCGTGCTATATCCACCCATTTTCTCACGTCATTCAACGTACTCTTTGACCCGAACTCCCTTGTGATGCTCTTACCGTTTGTTAGCTTTATCAGTAGAGTACAGGTTTTGGCATGCAGCTTTTGGGGATTCTTTATATTGTCGTGTATCTCATTAGATTCTGCCGCAGATTTTGTCGCTGAACGATCACGACGAGCCCTTCTTTCTGCTCTATCAGCTTCAACCAGTTTCAAGATACGTTCCCTCTCTTCATCGGCATTCTTTTTCTCCCTCAAAAGCTGTTCATTGTATTTCTGCCGAGTGGTCTCAATAATCTGTTCCTTAAATGTCTTGGCGGCAGGCACGGTAGAAGCAACagaaagtttcttctcGAGACCCAGTTTGTTCGTAAGCTCATTCCAATGAGACCTTTCACGGTCCTCTCCCTGTATAGTTGACAGAATCtgaccattttgaatcaaataAAAGCTGGGCACTTCCACAGATGGAAAAATCTGCTCAAAATACGTAAATTGTTCAGTTCCTCGCACCAATTTCAGCCAAACAGCATGCTTCCTTAATTCATCTTTAATACTATTCTGGAACCACGAATTTAACCACAAGTCATCTCCGTTCGAGTTGTAGACGACCAGAATTTTGCCCTCCTGCATCGATTTCGAGACCGACTCCTCGACTGATGACATAAATAGTTCAcctttcatcttcaaacacTTGATAGATCTTTACAGCTCGAATAAAGCTGCCCAAAATGTTAGATTCTTTGTAAATCAAGTTCATCAACTTGATGATTCATCTACTATTCAATACTGTGAAAAAGAACGTGACTTATGGCTTCACCATAAACTCATCACCACATAGCCAAGTACCATCAAACAGCTCAATTGACTTGCTATCGGTCGCTGCGAATTTGGTTTTGCTCGGGATGGAGGAATTGGCTGATTTGGAACTTCCAGCTATCAAGGACGTTGTCCTGGGGGAGACTATAGGTCAAGGTGCATTCGCGTGTGTGAAGAACGCCCATCTGAAGGTAGATCCGAGTGTTATAATAGCCGTCAAGTTTGTTCATATTCCaagttgcaagaaaaatggTCTGAGTGAGAAGGATGTCGTTGGAGAAGTTATTTTGCACTCGAGATGCTCGAAGCATCCAAACGTCCTGAGAGTCATCGATTGCAATATTATTAAGGACTACATGTGGATAGCCATGGAAATGGCAGATGGGGGAGATTtatttgacaaaattgaACCAGATGTCGGTGTCGACTCTGAAGTGGCACAATTTTACTTCCAACAGTTGATTCGCGCTATTACGTACCTTCATGAAGAGTGCAGTGTTGCCCATAGGGACATCAAACCAGAAAATGTTCTGCTGGATAAGAATGGGAACCTCAAATTAGCAGATTTTGGTTTGGCCTCTCGATTTAGGCGTAAGGATGGTTCTCTCCGAGTTTCTTCTGATCAGCGAGGTTCACCACAGTATATGGCACCAGAAATTTTATATAGTAGGGCATATTATGCTGATGCGACAGACCTATGGTCGATTGGTGTGTTAGTGTTTGTTCTTCTGACTGGTGAAATTCCATGGGAGTTACCTGTAATGGAAGATaacaattttgaagtttttaTCCAGAACCAGGGCAACATAAGTGCAGGTCCATGGGCAAAGATAGATTTCACACACTTGAATTTACTACGGAAAATATTGCAACCGGAACCAGATAAGAGAGccactttgaaagatttacaCAAGCATCCATGGTTTACGAATAAGTTGAAATTTGCAGATCTTAGTGGCCTGTGCTGTGATCCAGCTCTGCTAGCCAACAAACTTTTCTCCAACTTAAGGGTGTCTTTGAGTGATGATGACTACATGAGATTCACTCAGGATCCTCAACCAAATGACTTTATGGACGTGAACTATAGATCAACACAACCAATGAATTCTGATCTCGCGGGAATTGAACATGACTCTATGGCCTTGGGTGGCTTCGGATCCACCCAAAGGGCATACACTCAATATGCTACAGAAGGATTCAAAAATGAAGTGTTCATGACTCAGGACTCCCGATGGGCGCGCTTCATCAACAATGATGTAGCAGCACTGCAATTCTGTGACCGCAACGAGACAACAGCCGGGACTTCTCACGTAGGATTTAACCCAATAAAGCTGACCAAATTTTACTCTGCACAGGATATGGATGTCATACTCCCGATATTCGAGGAGGCTCTAAAATTTGCCAGGATAAATGTGAAGCAGGATCTTTACAGTCATTTTATCGATTTGGTGAATTCACTGGGTTATAAAGGAGCCTTTCCTCTAACAATAAGCATACGAACCCACGATCGCAGAGGTGGTAACTTGACTGGTTCTATATCTATCAAAACTGTGAGAgacaatttgaagagtatCAACTTCGAGAGGAAGGCGGGGGATCCTTTGGACTGGCGGCGattattcaagaaaatCGCCCTGTTCTGTAGAGAAATTATCTTGGTCCCATCTTGAGGACTCTACCGCTTGATTGTTCATTAGGACACTTTACGTAATGTTACAAAATTGTCATGCTGCAGGACTATTGGTAGAACCCATGCTCGTGTTCAAGGCTCATGAGGAAATCTAATAATTCTATGCgcaaatttctcttttcttcaggAGGTAGATGTGAAAGATCTTCTGCTGTGAAAGCACGCACCCTATTAACCAGTTTTCTTGCCTTTTTAGATGGGAAGTGCATACGCAGCGACGGAGTTGCATCTCGGGAAACTGCATCCTCTGAGCACCTTGATTCTTCGAGGGTTTGGCCGTTAGACCTTGCGTTATTATCCGGTTCCTTTTCGTCTGCATTCTTAGCGTTCTGAGTCAGATTTGTTGTGTTATTCAGAACTTTCACACTACGGccttgaaactttgaagaattgaagattggAAAGcgaatctttgaagacgCCGGAGCATCTACATCATCTAATGAAACTGATTGCAATTTATTCTGTTCAGGAGGATTCTGTCCTATAATTGGTGCCAATTTATTAGATGTCGTCTCCAGTTTTTGCTCCATTGCCAGGagaaattcatcatcttggTCTGTCTCTGCAGGCGCAAAATCGTCGTTGGATTCGACAGTGGCCTCTTTTTTCTTATCGATATTAGCTCCCTTTTTTTGGCCAGGATCTTGAGCATCTTTATGTTTATTAGTTGTTATCTCTTCCACCGAAGTCTGTGCGACCGGATAGGTGACCGGGATGGCCTGAGCGACAGGTGTTAGCGAGAAACCATCAGATGACTCATGCTCCCTTGCTACTTCTTCAGATGCCTTCTGACTTGCTACATCCATTTTTACAAAACTGGATATCTCGGTACTTTCAACAGTGTCGTGTATTATAGTCGATGTCACAATATTCATATCTCTTTGGGAATCCCGTCCTTCTGTCGATTCTGCTGATTTTGATATTCCCTGAGTTGCAGGTACTTCTATAATGTAAGATACGGCCGCTTTGTTAATGTCATCAGATTGATTTTTATCTTGGCCCATGTCACTCGCGTTGGAAGTAGTTCCTGTATGTATTGGTTCAAGCAATGTTGGACCTCCATTGCTACATTGCGCTTCTACATTCTCTTTCACCAGCTTGCTTTCGCCGGACTTTTCCAATAAAGTCTTGTAGTTCTCCAGCTTATGAAAGAGGTGTCCTTTTAGTGTCAAATGATGATTAAGCAATCCAAAGACCTGCAACGAGTGGTCTGTGAGTACTTTAAGGATACTTGAGAGGATACTTTCCACAAATGATAggataatttcatcgaagCACTCCATCAAAACGGCAATGAATCTCTCGAAAAGTTCTAAGGCGATAGCTTGTTCAACTGAAACAAAGTTGGATGCTcgaatgatgaagaagttcaaaaactcttcgCGACATGATGAGAAGTTCTGCACCTTTTTGAGTTCAATCAGGGAGGTTGTTACCTCAAATGCGGTATCTATTGCATCGCCTTGATAAATTTCCTTAATACTTTCACTGAGAATGGAATTCAGAGATTTGCATTCGTCAGCTTTGGGCGATTTAGGCGAATTGTTTTCCCGTCTTTTATCTCTCATCCTAACGTACACCTGTTCGACGCATGGCACCTGACCACAAGTCATACAATACAGGATACACTTGCTTAGGTTTTTCCAGGATTGCTTCTCATAAAGTTGGCTAATAGCATCTGCAATCAGAATCTTGAATTCATTCGAAAATTCTCCATCTTTTCCTATTCTAAGGAATACGCAATCTTTCCACTCCCCACGATCAGCGAACAGCAAATCTGCCTCATTCATGTCTAGGATCCATTTAATCATACCAAGTTGAGCgttctcatcaaaattgGGCAACTGCGAAACGAAGTAAGAAAGTGTGTCGCGCGGTAAACCCTTAGGCAAAACAGCCGGCGCTTGGGTGCCATTTAATAATATTATACCATTGGCAGCTTCAGGATTGGCGATGATGACGTGCCTTATGAGTTCTTCATATTTGAGggtttgaagagttgtAAACAGTTCATTGAATAAAGAGACACGTGAAGGTAGCATTTTCTGTAGCTTCACCGCTAGAGAGGGAACAAGTTTATTGGAGCTTAAGGAAACAACCGCTTTAACAAGTATTGCGACTTTTTCGTCACCCCAATCATCAATATTCAATAGCTCGCATATATCAGGTTTGTCTTTTGAATTCAAGCAGAAATTCAATAGAGCACCAATAGCCTGAGGGGAAAGAAGTAGTTTGACAATGCTAGCAAAGCTATGAAGCTCGCTTGTCGTGAGAGTGTTAGGCAATAAAACGGAACCAATCCAGTTTGACGCGTATCTTTGGCAAGAT belongs to Torulaspora delbrueckii CBS 1146 chromosome 4, complete genome and includes:
- the PEP8 gene encoding retromer subunit PEP8 (similar to Saccharomyces cerevisiae PEP8 (YJL053W); ancestral locus Anc_1.329), producing the protein MSLFHKSPVDIEILLDGEESRKHVEIPNAAGSGSKTLNDRLAVYEDGETISGMVTLRVKEGKRVEHLGIKVAVIGSIDMIKTSGGNGSGNSSKRLSNTSSSVSDARKTPVEQFICLSYDLCPPGELQHAQNFPFMFKDLAKRYESYRGKNVDVSYYVKVTVARKSIDISKTKKFWVYLYKNVSLPPAPIVNNEESHPNAETTEENGADGASSSKALTGGLRKEPKPVKLDIGIENCLHIEFEFSKSQYSLKEVIVGRIYFLLSRLKIKHMELSLITRESSGLQPSNCLVDSTAIRYEIMDGSPVKGETIPIRLFLGGYDLSPDVSCNYFNVKNYLSLVIVDEDGRRYFKQSEIVLFRTR
- the CHM7 gene encoding phosphatidic acid-binding protein CHM7 (similar to Saccharomyces cerevisiae YJL049W; ancestral locus Anc_1.334), yielding MELPQSRLDSLYKDFRHLEELNPDGYKANIETWKAFLIKNYLIQAKSIYLRCGSGLLRTLSRESHGVPKSLDLVINSLIESDYLITPDDFYNGLMYPQESSWFLKWIGFSGRNKRSFDVRKNNDTFYLKETDLIIRNIVEEKFESIKQRITNNIVSHATGITDLVFTKQEFYAKSGINELLIDSEPERKAMLFYLSHYRKIIVRDADIIKVVSPDVVHILADFPKIVTQDDHRVASLKATTINVNLQVKKLQAQVFDYSSMLQDAIKDSQPKEIQRNYLQNKKMIEKNLSRLLIYQNNLLTVKSQLDMAATNQLLVSTLEGSNKLLTSINEYTGSVEKVEDLLDEIKEQGERTEAINEILAGSESTEEDMELDRELEKIQEEENQKKAVSDDKKENVKSQESNDELIEKLGNLKLEERRAPGELREKNMNSVPNQEGNAIAY
- the TDEL0D02030 gene encoding UBX domain-containing protein (similar to Saccharomyces cerevisiae UBX7 (YBR273C) and UBX6 (YJL048C); ancestral locus Anc_1.335); amino-acid sequence: MKGELFMSSVEESVSKSMQEGKILVVYNSNGDDLWLNSWFQNSIKDELRKHAVWLKLVRGTEQFTYFEQIFPSVEVPSFYLIQNGQILSTIQGEDRERSHWNELTNKLGLEKKLSVASTVPAAKTFKEQIIETTRQKYNEQLLREKKNADEERERILKLVEADRAERRARRDRSATKSAAESNEIHDNIKNPQKLHAKTCTLLIKLTNGKSITREFGSKSTLNDVRKWVDIARTDGDGPFAFHRSIPRVTFTDSDELRSLEALELLPRSVLIIKPLDNGYGDLNVAEAKGPGLLGKVFSGISSWWAKDGGNLPNTTNVEDQKDSAEDGTFNPDMSASGVPTANDEIMHGSPNSSRIDSPVYSAHEYHLRHNPSELSLPSRCVTPNVYHFVNAEDEDKDRSTYNGNTVNLEKKKKIMSKCIAKLLLNND
- the CHK1 gene encoding serine/threonine protein kinase CHK1 (similar to Saccharomyces cerevisiae CHK1 (YBR274W); ancestral locus Anc_1.336); translation: MEELADLELPAIKDVVLGETIGQGAFACVKNAHLKVDPSVIIAVKFVHIPSCKKNGLSEKDVVGEVILHSRCSKHPNVLRVIDCNIIKDYMWIAMEMADGGDLFDKIEPDVGVDSEVAQFYFQQLIRAITYLHEECSVAHRDIKPENVLLDKNGNLKLADFGLASRFRRKDGSLRVSSDQRGSPQYMAPEILYSRAYYADATDLWSIGVLVFVLLTGEIPWELPVMEDNNFEVFIQNQGNISAGPWAKIDFTHLNLLRKILQPEPDKRATLKDLHKHPWFTNKLKFADLSGLCCDPALLANKLFSNLRVSLSDDDYMRFTQDPQPNDFMDVNYRSTQPMNSDLAGIEHDSMALGGFGSTQRAYTQYATEGFKNEVFMTQDSRWARFINNDVAALQFCDRNETTAGTSHVGFNPIKLTKFYSAQDMDVILPIFEEALKFARINVKQDLYSHFIDLVNSLGYKGAFPLTISIRTHDRRGGNLTGSISIKTVRDNLKSINFERKAGDPLDWRRLFKKIALFCREIILVPS